In a genomic window of Mucilaginibacter sp. KACC 22063:
- a CDS encoding Fpg/Nei family DNA glycosylase — protein MPELPDLEVFAHNLDKQLAGKTLKWLNVNSRKAKVSADDMQQALHGHKLKKVYRSGKELYFDFGKHTLALHLMLHGQLHLFKTHNENKYTVLDMNFDDGEGLALTDFQGAATPTLDPPETDVPDALDKTVNAKWFVEKLSKKRSAIKTILLDQKFIRGIGNAYADEILYDAGISPFSVANKIPDNKVKDLAKSVHSVLTEAQKQIIKAKPDIISGEFRDFLQVHHTRKKETPKGEKILVKEGSRKTYYTEAQELFE, from the coding sequence ATGCCCGAATTGCCCGATCTTGAAGTTTTTGCTCATAACCTGGATAAACAGTTAGCCGGTAAAACGCTGAAATGGTTAAATGTAAACAGCCGTAAAGCCAAAGTAAGCGCGGATGATATGCAGCAGGCATTGCATGGACATAAACTGAAAAAGGTTTACCGCAGCGGGAAGGAACTTTACTTTGATTTCGGTAAGCATACACTTGCTTTGCATTTAATGCTGCACGGGCAACTGCATTTGTTTAAAACGCATAACGAAAATAAGTACACGGTTTTAGACATGAACTTTGACGATGGCGAAGGGCTGGCGCTTACCGATTTTCAGGGAGCAGCTACGCCAACGCTTGATCCGCCGGAAACAGATGTGCCAGATGCACTGGATAAAACGGTAAATGCAAAATGGTTTGTGGAGAAGCTGTCTAAGAAACGCTCCGCGATCAAGACCATTTTGCTCGATCAGAAATTTATCAGGGGAATTGGAAATGCCTATGCCGACGAGATTTTATACGATGCAGGTATATCGCCGTTTTCTGTCGCCAATAAAATACCTGACAATAAGGTTAAAGATCTGGCAAAGTCAGTACACAGCGTTTTAACTGAAGCACAAAAGCAGATTATAAAAGCAAAACCGGATATCATCAGCGGCGAATTCCGCGACTTTCTGCAGGTGCATCATACACGCAAAAAGGAAACACCAAAAGGTGAGAAGATCTTGGTGAAAGAAGGCTCCCGTAAAACGTACTATACCGAAGCGCAGGAGTTGTTTGAGTAG
- a CDS encoding DUF2851 family protein — protein sequence MLFTEDFLYYVWKFRLFDRTALKTTAGEDIEILNPGLQNTNAGPDFSNARVKIGNTIWAGNVEIHVAASDWRKHGHHHDKAYDNVVLHVVYKNDIPETLLRRDLPTLELAERIPAELYSRYHQMIYGNQRLIPCEATIASVDSLTMRNWLTRVLVERLEKKSALILESLAHNKGDWEETFYQHLAANFGFKVNALPFEMLAKSLPQSVLAKHKNSPLQIEALIFGQAGFLEEDFTEEYPNKLKTEYQFLRKKYNLNPVEKHLWKFARMRPLNFPTIRLAQFAALIVKSNHLFSKIIEIKEIPQLIDLFAGIEVNPYWDTHYRFGTESKSVSKQMGESSVNNILLNTLALTLFSYGKYHQQQRYISRCLQLLEELPAEQNNIIDDFDVLGLKTKTAFETQALLELRNNYCNFKKCLQCGVGNKILRLV from the coding sequence ATGCTTTTCACCGAAGACTTTTTGTACTATGTATGGAAATTCAGGCTTTTTGATCGCACAGCGCTGAAAACCACTGCCGGTGAAGATATAGAAATATTAAACCCGGGTTTACAAAACACTAATGCCGGGCCGGATTTCAGTAATGCCCGTGTTAAAATTGGCAACACCATTTGGGCCGGAAATGTAGAGATCCACGTTGCCGCATCAGACTGGCGAAAGCACGGCCACCACCATGATAAGGCTTATGACAATGTGGTGTTGCATGTGGTTTATAAAAATGATATTCCTGAAACCTTGTTGCGCCGCGACCTTCCAACATTAGAGTTGGCTGAGCGTATCCCAGCCGAACTTTATAGCCGCTACCATCAAATGATTTATGGCAATCAGCGTTTAATCCCCTGCGAGGCAACTATTGCTTCTGTAGATAGTTTAACTATGCGTAACTGGCTCACCCGCGTTTTAGTGGAACGCTTAGAGAAGAAATCGGCTTTGATCTTAGAATCATTAGCGCATAATAAAGGCGATTGGGAAGAAACTTTTTACCAGCATTTAGCTGCAAATTTTGGTTTTAAAGTTAATGCGCTGCCATTTGAGATGCTGGCTAAATCTTTACCGCAATCCGTTTTGGCCAAGCATAAAAATTCTCCTTTACAAATAGAAGCATTAATATTTGGCCAGGCTGGTTTTCTTGAAGAAGACTTTACGGAAGAATATCCCAACAAGCTCAAAACTGAATACCAGTTTCTTCGTAAAAAATATAACCTCAACCCCGTTGAAAAGCACTTATGGAAATTTGCCCGCATGCGGCCGCTTAACTTTCCAACAATCAGGCTGGCACAATTTGCTGCACTCATTGTAAAATCAAACCATTTGTTTTCTAAGATTATCGAGATTAAAGAGATTCCGCAACTGATTGATCTGTTTGCAGGCATCGAAGTAAATCCGTATTGGGATACCCATTATCGTTTCGGTACAGAAAGTAAATCAGTATCAAAACAAATGGGGGAGAGCTCTGTTAACAACATATTGCTTAATACATTGGCGCTCACCTTGTTTAGCTACGGCAAGTACCATCAGCAACAACGATACATAAGCAGATGCTTACAGCTTTTAGAAGAGTTGCCCGCAGAACAGAATAACATTATAGATGATTTCGACGTTTTAGGATTGAAAACTAAAACTGCTTTTGAAACACAGGCCCTATTGGAACTTCGCAACAATTATTGCAACTTTAAAAAGTGTTTGCAATGCGGCGTTGGAAACAAGATATTAAGATTGGTTTGA
- a CDS encoding M20 family metallo-hydrolase: MININTLFQEAVQLLRHLISTPSFSKEENLTANIVNAYLEQHGVATHRKMNNVWAWNKHFDPAKPTILLNSHHDTVKPNSGYTRDPFEAKIEDGKLYGLGSNDAGGCLVSLIATFLYFYEKEGLKYNFCLAATAEEEISGVNGLELIIPELGKLDFGIVGEPTLMHLAIAERGLMVLDCTAHGKAGHAAREEGENAIYKAIQDIEWFRTYRFPKESEVFGPIKMSVTIINAGSQHNVVPAECTFTVDVRVTDAYRNEEVLEMIREHVTSEVKPRSIRLKPSSIDKNHPIVQAGIALGRTTYGSPTTSDQSLLDIPSVKVGPGDSARSHTADEFIYVNEIEEGINLYIQMLEKIC, translated from the coding sequence ATGATTAATATAAACACCTTATTTCAGGAAGCAGTTCAGTTGCTTCGTCACCTGATATCTACACCCTCTTTTAGTAAAGAAGAAAATCTTACGGCCAATATCGTTAATGCTTATTTAGAGCAACACGGCGTAGCAACACACCGTAAAATGAATAACGTTTGGGCATGGAATAAACACTTTGACCCGGCAAAGCCTACCATTTTGCTTAACTCGCACCATGACACGGTAAAGCCAAACTCGGGCTATACCCGCGATCCTTTTGAAGCTAAAATTGAAGACGGCAAGCTTTATGGCTTAGGCAGTAATGATGCAGGTGGATGCCTGGTATCGCTTATTGCTACCTTCCTTTACTTTTACGAAAAAGAAGGCCTGAAGTACAATTTTTGCCTGGCTGCTACTGCCGAAGAAGAAATTTCGGGAGTTAATGGTCTTGAACTGATCATTCCTGAACTTGGCAAACTGGATTTTGGCATTGTAGGTGAACCCACCTTAATGCATCTTGCTATTGCCGAACGCGGGCTTATGGTGCTTGACTGTACAGCGCATGGTAAAGCAGGCCATGCCGCACGCGAAGAAGGCGAAAACGCCATTTATAAAGCGATACAAGACATCGAATGGTTCCGTACCTATCGTTTCCCTAAAGAGTCGGAAGTTTTTGGGCCGATAAAAATGTCGGTGACCATCATCAATGCAGGTTCGCAGCATAACGTAGTACCTGCCGAATGTACTTTTACCGTTGATGTGCGTGTTACAGATGCTTACCGCAACGAGGAAGTGTTAGAGATGATCCGCGAGCATGTAACCAGCGAGGTAAAACCACGTTCTATCCGTTTAAAGCCATCATCAATAGATAAAAACCACCCTATAGTACAAGCTGGCATCGCTTTAGGCAGAACCACTTACGGTTCGCCAACTACGTCAGACCAATCGCTATTAGATATTCCTTCTGTGAAAGTAGGCCCCGGCGATTCGGCTCGTTCACATACCGCAGATGAGTTTATCTATGTAAATGAAATTGAAGAAGGCATCAATTTGTATATCCAGATGCTGGAAAAGATATGCTGA
- a CDS encoding glycosyltransferase family 117 protein — protein sequence MSYKKINNLLGLLCCIIAIVTYTLTLERTVSFWDCGEFISCAYKLEVSHQPGYPLFAMLGKAFSLLSFGDKTKVALFTNFGSAVASSVAIMFLFWTITLLAHKLLVKKGELPSNVQTILIMGAGLVGAIGFTYTDTFWFSAVETIVFAPAMLCTAVVIWAVLKWEAHADEPGADRLLVLVAYVMGLSIGIHLLNLLTIPALTLVYYFRRSKKISNRNTLIAFLSGVVLLAFVQFGIIQYTVKFAAYFDLFVVNSLHMPFNSGALIFIVVLLGALAAGIVYSIRKQKRALNLALVCVAFIYFGYSSFTMIPIRAHANTTLNNTHPDNAFTLGGYLNRVQYISPPLIYGQYYDAKPIDQKEGRTLYRKGDKQYEMIGKQQKLIYDHNTILPRLYSNDPGDVSFFKQWLQLSDSHTPNFADNMNFMFSWQMYQMYFRYFLWNFVGRYNETDGQTSTKDLNGNWTSGWFDHGKHLPNSILSNNNYMPLYAIPLIIGLLGAVYQYRKNKNDALVVLMMWFFMGLAIVLYVNQDNLQPRERDYSYVGSFYAFAIWIGLGVLAMADLVMKKLKGKVAAYASVAACLIAVPVLLASKEWRGHDRSTKAIAHDLAYDYLMTCPKNAILFTTADNETYPLWYLQEVENVRPDVRIVNTELFTGDWNIRQMQRSVNNSAPLPITMAYDKYKDGVRDIIRYNDAKLPDSVELKEVYDFVMSDNPQAKVEYTDGSTENYLPTKNFKLTIDKKAVLANHVIAPGQEDRLADTMEWKFPADYLTKGNLAMMDILVHNNWKRPICFAYSMSDADSFGLRPYLYKEGLHSRLLPFKKEATTDDQDSDRVNSLVMYDNMVNKYKYGNYKHARYLDNQSADMFYPILLNTFMTLTQSLVAEGHKDLALNTLHKFDEVMPDLNPYIDVAARKFYVADTAYHLQDVKLGNKYVNSIAAYVTDQLNYNYHLMKDNPDTLDTRTVQIGMSVLNGLAGLAKENNQPALYAKVDGYVKDYEGKFSPILGKQ from the coding sequence ATGTCTTACAAGAAAATTAATAACCTGCTGGGCTTGCTTTGTTGCATCATAGCCATTGTAACCTACACGCTTACGCTTGAGCGTACGGTAAGTTTCTGGGATTGCGGCGAATTTATTTCCTGTGCCTACAAACTCGAAGTTTCGCACCAGCCTGGTTATCCCTTGTTTGCCATGTTAGGTAAAGCATTTTCACTACTCTCATTCGGCGATAAAACAAAGGTGGCGCTGTTTACCAACTTTGGCTCGGCGGTGGCCAGTAGTGTAGCTATTATGTTCCTGTTTTGGACCATTACCCTGTTAGCCCATAAGCTGCTGGTAAAAAAGGGAGAGCTGCCTTCAAATGTACAAACCATACTTATTATGGGTGCCGGTTTGGTGGGTGCCATAGGGTTTACTTATACAGATACGTTTTGGTTTTCGGCAGTGGAAACCATTGTATTTGCTCCGGCTATGCTATGTACCGCAGTTGTTATTTGGGCCGTACTAAAATGGGAAGCGCATGCTGATGAGCCCGGTGCCGACAGACTGTTGGTACTGGTAGCCTACGTAATGGGTTTGTCCATAGGCATCCACTTACTCAACCTGCTTACTATACCTGCACTAACTTTGGTTTATTATTTCCGCAGAAGCAAAAAGATCAGTAACCGCAATACTTTGATCGCATTTTTATCAGGCGTAGTGCTGCTGGCTTTTGTGCAGTTCGGTATTATTCAGTATACGGTTAAGTTTGCTGCTTATTTCGATCTGTTTGTGGTCAACTCGCTGCACATGCCATTTAATAGTGGTGCATTGATTTTTATTGTGGTATTGTTAGGTGCTTTGGCAGCTGGTATTGTTTACAGTATCCGAAAGCAAAAACGTGCGCTTAACCTGGCACTGGTTTGTGTAGCCTTTATCTATTTTGGCTACAGCTCTTTTACCATGATCCCGATCCGGGCACATGCTAACACCACGCTCAATAATACCCACCCGGATAATGCCTTTACTTTAGGGGGATACCTTAACCGCGTTCAATATATTTCTCCGCCGCTTATTTACGGACAATATTATGATGCCAAGCCAATTGACCAAAAAGAAGGCCGCACGCTTTACCGCAAAGGCGATAAGCAATATGAGATGATAGGCAAGCAGCAAAAGCTTATCTATGATCATAATACTATTCTGCCGCGTTTGTATAGTAATGATCCCGGGGATGTCAGCTTCTTTAAACAATGGCTGCAACTGAGCGATAGCCATACGCCAAACTTTGCAGATAACATGAACTTTATGTTTAGCTGGCAAATGTACCAGATGTATTTCCGTTACTTCCTTTGGAACTTTGTAGGCCGTTATAATGAAACCGATGGACAAACCAGCACCAAAGATTTAAATGGCAACTGGACAAGCGGATGGTTTGATCATGGCAAGCACTTGCCAAATTCTATCTTGAGCAACAATAACTACATGCCGCTGTATGCCATACCACTGATTATTGGCTTATTGGGTGCTGTATACCAGTATCGTAAAAATAAAAATGACGCACTGGTAGTACTGATGATGTGGTTTTTTATGGGACTGGCCATTGTACTTTATGTAAACCAGGATAACCTGCAGCCGCGCGAGCGGGATTACTCGTATGTAGGCTCTTTTTATGCTTTTGCCATTTGGATTGGTTTAGGTGTGCTTGCCATGGCCGATCTGGTAATGAAAAAGTTGAAAGGAAAGGTTGCTGCTTATGCAAGTGTTGCAGCTTGTTTAATTGCTGTCCCGGTTTTATTAGCAAGTAAAGAATGGCGCGGGCATGATCGTTCTACCAAAGCTATAGCGCATGACCTGGCTTATGATTACCTGATGACCTGCCCGAAAAATGCGATACTGTTTACCACTGCCGATAATGAAACCTATCCGCTGTGGTATTTACAAGAGGTGGAAAACGTACGTCCTGATGTACGTATAGTAAATACGGAACTGTTTACTGGGGATTGGAACATCCGCCAGATGCAGCGCAGTGTGAACAACTCGGCTCCGCTGCCAATAACAATGGCTTATGATAAATATAAAGACGGTGTGCGTGACATCATTCGTTACAATGATGCCAAACTGCCCGATTCGGTAGAATTGAAAGAGGTGTACGATTTTGTAATGTCTGACAATCCGCAGGCCAAGGTTGAGTATACGGATGGCAGCACGGAGAACTATTTACCTACCAAAAATTTTAAGCTGACCATTGATAAAAAAGCAGTGCTTGCCAACCATGTAATTGCGCCGGGACAAGAAGACCGCCTGGCTGATACGATGGAGTGGAAGTTCCCTGCCGATTACCTTACCAAAGGTAATTTAGCCATGATGGACATCCTGGTACATAACAACTGGAAACGTCCCATATGCTTTGCCTATTCTATGAGTGATGCCGATTCTTTTGGCTTGCGCCCATACTTATACAAGGAAGGTTTGCATAGCCGCCTGTTGCCGTTTAAAAAAGAAGCCACTACAGATGATCAGGATAGTGACAGGGTAAACTCGCTGGTGATGTATGATAACATGGTGAACAAGTATAAATATGGCAATTACAAACACGCCCGTTATCTTGATAACCAATCGGCTGATATGTTTTATCCTATCCTGTTAAACACATTCATGACTTTGACGCAAAGCCTTGTTGCCGAAGGCCATAAAGATTTAGCCTTAAATACCCTTCACAAGTTTGATGAAGTAATGCCCGACCTTAACCCATACATAGACGTGGCGGCACGTAAGTTTTATGTAGCAGATACCGCTTACCATTTACAGGATGTTAAACTGGGTAATAAGTATGTAAACAGTATCGCTGCTTATGTAACCGATCAGCTGAATTATAACTATCATTTAATGAAAGACAATCCCGATACGTTAGACACCCGTACCGTGCAAATCGGTATGTCGGTACTTAATGGATTAGCAGGATTAGCTAAAGAAAATAACCAACCGGCGTTGTATGCAAAAGTTGATGGTTATGTAAAAGATTATGAAGGAAAATTTTCGCCTATACTTGGCAAGCAATAG